The genomic stretch GACATGAACGAACTGGGAAGCGACGCCGAAAGCGAGCACCGTGCGCTGGGCCGGGATCTGAAACAGTTTGATCTCTCGCTGAGTTTATTTGTAGGGGCTTTCGCCCCGCTGGCGGCAAGCGAGGCGCGGGGGCAAGGCATCGAAGCCAAGGCGTTCGCCACCTATGAAGAGTGTGATGCGGAATTGGCGACACTGATTTGTGCTGGCGATGCGGTGCTGGTCAAGGGATCGCGGTCCATGCGCCTTGAACGGGCTGTGCAGAAACTGAAAACGTTATATACCTGATGCTCTACCATCTCTTTCTGCCGCTTCGCGATGTCATCAGCGGTGCCAATCTGTTCCGTTACCTCACGTTTCGCTCCGCGATGGCGGCTGTGTTTGCTCTGCTGATCTCGTTTGTGGTCGGCCCGTGGATGATCCGCACCCTGCGCAAGCACCAGATCGGCGAGGAAATCCGAACAGACGGACCGAAGACCCACTTGAGCAAGGCCGGTACCCCGACCATGGGTGGGCTGATGGTGCTGGTGGCGGTAGCCGTACCTACCCTACTCTTTGCCAATCTGACGAATTTCTATGTGCTGCTCACACTGCTGGCGTTTCTGTGGATGGGCGCAGTCGGATTTCTCGATGACTATCTGAAGGCCGTGCGCAAGACGAAGAAAGGGCTGGTTGCGCGCTACAAGCTGCTCGGGCAGTTCGGCATCGGAGCACTCATCGCCGCCTTCATTATGATCTACCCTGAGCTTTTCGGCCATAATTTCGCGGCGCAGTCGACGCTCACTACCCTGCCGTTCTTGAAGAACGTGATGTTCAATTTCGGCATTCTGTACCCGATCATTGTGCTGCTCGTGGTCACGGGGACATCCAACGGGGTGAATCTGACGGACGGTCTCGATGGGCTCGCCATCGGTGTAACATCGATTGCGGCGGCGGCGTTTGCGGCGATCAGCTATGTCACCGGCAACGTGAAGTTCGCCGAATACCTCAATATCATCTACCTCGAAGGCGCCGGAGAGCTGACGATCTTCTGTGCGGCCGTGCTGGGTGCGGGTCTGGGGTTCCTCTGGTACAATGGCTATCCGGCGCAGGTGTTCATGGGGGACACGGGAGCGCTGGCGCTGGGAGCGGGTCTCGGCACGATGGCAATTCTGCTGAAGAAGGAATTCTTCCTCGTGGTGATCGGCGGCATTTTCGTGATCGAAGCGGTGAGCGTCATCATTCAACGGCTCTATTTCAAGTATACGAAGAAACGATATGGGACGGGGCAACGGGTTTTCCTGATGGCTCCCCTCCACCATCATTTCGAACAGCTCGGCTGGCATGAGTCCAAGGTGGTCGTTCGTTTCTGGATCGTGCAGGTGTTGCTGGTTCTGGTCAGTCTTACGATGTTCAAGGTCCGCTAATGGCTCTGGATTTGAATGGCAAGCGAGTCGCCGTCATCGGCGGTGCTCGCAGTGGGATCGGCGCGGCGAAGCTTGTAAAACGGCTCGGCGGGTATGCGCTGGTTTCGGATACCAAGCCGGCAGAAGCCGTGTCGTCCGCGCTGGAGGAGCTGCGGTCGGCGGGAATCGAGATGGAGACGGGCGAACACCGGCGCGTGGTTACCGAGAATTTCGACCTCGTGGTGCTGTCCCCCGGTGTGGTTCCCAAGCCGGACCTCGAGCAGGCATGGCAGGCGAAGGGCATTCCCGTCTGGTCGGAGCTGGAACTGTCGGCACGGGCAAGCACAAACCGTTGGATCGGAGTGACCGGGTCCAACGGCAAGACAACGACCGTGCACCTGATTGCGGATATGTTGAAGCAGGCCGGTATGGACGTCATGATGGCCGGCAACGTCGGCACGGCGTGGAGTGGGCTGCTGCCTGCGCCGGAGTCCCGCGTGTTTGTGGTCGAGGTCTCAAGTTTCCAGTTGGAAACCTCGCCGACCGTGCACCCCCATGTAGCGGTGCTGCTGAATCTGTATGAAAACCACCTTGACCGCCACGGGACGATGGACGTTTATGCCGGGCTGAAGGCGAAGCTGTTTCGCAACCAGACCCCCGGCGACGTGGCGGTTTTCAATGGCGAAGACATTCGAGTGCGGGAGATTGAGCGCGCTGTTTCAAGTCGCGTAGTAAGATTCGGCCTTTCGTCGGAGTTTGAGTTTTGGGCCGAACCGGACCGCCTGGCGTGCCGTATCGACGGACGTGAACAGGCGCTCATTTCCCGGGCCGATTTCCCCCTGATCGGCCATCACAATGCGCTGAATGCGGCGGCGGCCTCCGCCGCGGCTTACAGCTTTGGCGCGGATCTGGACGCGATTCGCCGCGCGCTCAAAGAGGCGAAGGCCGTGGAGCACCGCATCGAGTACGTGACCACCCGCAACGGCGTGGCCTACTACAACGATTCGAAGAGCACCAATATGGTGGCCACCATGACTGCCCTGAACTCCTTCCAGCGCGACGTGATTCTGCTGTTCGGCGGCCGTCCGAAAAAGGAATCGTTCGCGCCACTGGCCACCCGGATTCCGTCGCCGGTCAAAAAACTGATTATTTTCGGAGAGGCTCTGCCGAAGCTGCATGCGGATTTGCCCGCAGGCCTGCCGCTTGAAGAGGCGGCAACGATGGAAGCGGCGGTGTCACTGGCGCAGCGCGCGGCGCGCGACGGGGACACGGTGCTCTTGTCCCCCGGCTGCACGTCCTTCGACGAGTTCAACAACTTCGAAGAACGCGGCCGCATTTTCAAAGCTCTGGTCAAAGGCGCATGACCACTCCCTTTGCCGGCACCCCTCAAACCTCCTCGAACCTCGAACGCCGCGCGGGCTATGATGTCTGGTTGCTGGCGGCAACCATCGGGCTCTGCATCTGCGGTGCGATTTTCGTGTGGACCTCCTCCGCCGCTCACGCCTGGAAGATGGCGGGCGGGGATTCGGCGACCATTTTCTGGAGCCATATCGGCAGAATGGGCTGGGGGCTGGTCTGCATGACCGTGCTCTCCTTTGTAGACTACCACATTCTAAACAAGCAGGCCGCACGCTTTGCGATCCTGCTGGCGCTCGCCGCCCTCGTGGCCGTCCTGTTCATTCCCCAGCCTGCGGGCGCAACCGCCCACCGCTGGATCTACATCCGCGGCTTCAGTTTTCAGCCCGCCGAACTTGCCAAGTTCGCCCTCATTAACTACCTCGCCTTCCGCTTCGGCGAACACTTCGATGATCCCTTCTCTTCGGATCGCCGCAAGGTGTACGTCGGCTCGCTGATCATCTCGGTCTTCGTGATCGGTCTGATTCTGGTCGAGCCCAACCTGTCCATGACCGTGCTGGTTTTCGGCACGGCCGCTCTCCTCTTCTTCCTCTCCGGCATCCGCTTGAAGCCCCTGCTGATCCTGGCCGGAGCCAGCGCAATTCCGCTGAGTCTGGCGGCTTGGCTGACCCCGTATATGCGCAGCCGCCTCACGGCCTACGTGGACGGCATCGTTGATCCGCTCCGCGCCGGCTACCATGTGAAGCAGTCGCTCATCGGTATCGGGCATGGCGGCGTGACAGGGCTTGGCCTCGGCGGCTCAACCCAGAAGCATTTCTTCCTGCCCGAGCCCTACAAAGATTTCATCTTCAGCATCGTGGGCGAGGAGGCAGGATTGATCGGCAGCCTCCTGCTGCTGGCGGGCTTCGGGCTCTTTCTGGCTCGCGCCTGGAAGATCGCGCGTCACGCGCCGGACAGCTACGGCTATTATCTGGCGGCGGGAATCACCTGCGCGATTGCGATTTCCCTCACCATCAACGTCGGCGTCACCCTCGGTCTGCTTCCCGCGACAGGACAACCTTTGCCCTTCATCAGCTATGGCGGCTCTTCACTGATGATGACACTCGGAGCGGTCGGCGTCCTGCTCAATATTTCGAAACAGTCCCAGCGCCACTCCGATTCCCCACACCAACCCTACCGGTTCAAGTGAGCGGTCCGCGAAACAACCCAGTTCGGGTCCTGATTGCCGGAGGCGGCACCGGCGGCCATGTCTTCCCGGCCCTCGCCATTAAGCAGGCCATCGTGCGCAAGACTCCTCAGGCACAGGTGATCTTCGCCGGAACCGCAAGCGGCCTTGAGGCCAAGGTGATGCCGCGGGAAGGCGAGACGCTGAAGACCTTCTGGATCTCGGGCTTCTCGCGCCGCCACGTGCTTCAGAATCTCCTGTTGCCCCTGAAGCTCGCCGTGAGCTTCTCGCAGAGCCTCAAGCTGCTGCTGTCCTTTCGCCCGCAAGTGGTCATCGGGACGGGTGGCTATGTGATGGGACCTGTTCTTTGGACCGCGCAGAAGCTCGGCATTCCCACCGTGCTGCAGGAGCAGAACTCGCATCCGGGCTGGACTACTCGAGCCCTCGCGCCGAAGGCCGGCATGGTCTGCCTCGGGTTCGAAGAGGCCAAGGCCCGGCTGGGCTCTGCGCGAATGGAGTTCACCGGCAACCCGCTGCGATTGTCCTTCCGGGAAGAGGACTCAAGAGAGGCACGCCAGAGATGGACTCTCGATCCGAGTCGCCGCACGGTACTCGTCTTTGGAGGCTCTGCGGGAGCGCGGTCGATCAATCAGGCCATAGCGGGCGCGCTTGAAAATCTCACGGCGGTTTTCAATGTGATCTGGCAGACGGGCCGACTGGGAGTTCCGGAGTCCGCAAATCAGCATCTCATCGAAGCAGCGAATCACTCAGGGAATCTGAAAGTACTCGAATTTATCGATGATATGCCCGGCGCGTACGCGGTTTCGGACCTTGCCATCTGCCGCGCCGGAGCGATGACGCTGGCCGAATTGGCTATGACGGGCGTCCCCGCGGTGCTGATCCCCTACCCTTTTGCCACCGATGACCATCAGACAGCCAATGCAAAAGCGGTCGAGACACGCGGCGCGGCACTGTTGATTAAGGACGCTGACCTCACGTCACAAAATGTTTTTTCTGCTGTTCAGCATTGCATGAGTTCAGAAGAAGTATTATCTTCCATGTCTATAAAGATGAAGTCACTGGCCCATCCCGAAGCGGCGTCGCGCATAGCGGACATCGCGCTTTCTCTCACGGAGAAACCATGAGCGCGCCCAAACTCTTCCGCCGCGTCCGCCACGTGCACATGGTCGGCATCGCCGGCGCCGGCATGAGCGGCATCGCCGAGGTGCTGCTCAACATGGGCTTCGTGGTTTCGGGCAGCGACCTTCAACTGTCCGATATTACGAACCGCCTCGCCCGCCTGGGCGCCGTGATGCACGAGGGGCACACGGCGGACGCCATCCACGGCGCAGATGTGGTGGTATACTCGTCGGCGGTCAGGCCCGAGAATGTGGAGATTAGAGCAGCCCGCGAGCAGCACATCCCCACCATTCCCCGCAGTGAGATGCTGGCGGAGCTGATGCGGCTGAAGGTAGGGATCGGGGTTTCCGGGACCCACGGAAAGACCACGACGACGTCTATCGTCGGGGCCATTCTCCAGCGGGCGGAGCTGAATCCCACCCTGATCGTGGGCGGCATCGTAAGATCCCTGCAGTCGGGCGTGAAGATGGGCTCGGGAGAGTTGCTGGTGGTTGAAGCGGACGAGTTCGACCGCTCCTTCTTGAAATTGACCCCGACCCTTGCGGTGATTACGACCATCGAGCCCGAGCATCTGGACACCTATACGGATTTGGCCGGTGTGCAGGATGCTTTCGTGGAATTTGCCAACAAGGTCCCGTTCTATGGCAGCGTGATCGTCTGCGGCGACGAGCCGAACATTCAGGCGATCCTGCCCCGCATCAAGCGCCCGGTGGTGAGCTACGGGTTCTCCGAAGGCTGCGATTTCCGCGCCGTTCAGGTCGCCTTCAGCGGGCACCATGCGCGATTCAGCGTGGAAGGCGGCAAGTGCCAGGGGACGAGCTTTGAACTTCAGGTTCCGGGCCGTCACAATGTGCTGAATGCTCTGGCGTCGATTGCCGTGGCCGACGAGCTGGATGTGCCGCCGGATGTCACCCGCGCCGCGCTGGCCGAGTTTACCGGCGTTCACCGCAGGTTCGAGATCAAGGGCGAGTTCGACGGCGTGGTGGTGGTAGATGACTACGCGCATCACCCGACCGAGGTCGAAAACACTCTCCGAACCGCACGGACCTGCTGGCCGGACCGACGGATCGTCGCCCTCTTCCAGCCCCATCTGTTTACCCGCACCCGCGATTTTGCGGCCGATTTCGGGCAGGTGCTGCGCCTGGCGGATGTGATTCTGCTCACCGACATCTACCCTTCCCGCGAACGGCCCATCCCCGGCATCACGTCCGAACTGATTGCCACAGCGGCACGGCAGGAGGGTGCGGACCGGGTTCAGATTTTGAGTGGCGACATCCCGGCGGCCAGCGTAAGGGCGTTGCTTCGGTCGGGCGATGTGTTGATTGTGATGGGGGCGGGCTCGATTACGAAGGTGGCTCACGAACTTTCCGCCGGGGCTCATGATTCCCGCGCGTTGTGAACGCCTGCTGCGGCAGATAAGCTGCCCGGCCAAAGCGCTGGAGCCGCTGGCTCCGTTGACAACCTTCCACATCGGCGGTCCGGCGCAGATTCTGGCCGAAGTGCGAAGCACGGATGACGTCGTTGAGCTGATGAAGCTCCTCACGCAGGAGCAGGTTCCGTTCTTTTACCTCGGATTGGGCTCGAACCTCCTTGTCTCTGACGCGGGATTCGACGGCGTAGTGATTCGGGCTACTGGCGAGCTTTGCCGGATCGAGCTTTCCCATGGCCATATCCGCGCAGGATCCGGCGCCAGACTGCTGGATGTGACGATTTTCGCCGCGGCGCAGGGTCTGTCGGGAATGGAAACTCTGTGCGGCATCCCCGGTTCGGTGGGCGGCGGGCTGTACATGAACGCCGGGGCCTATGGCGGGGAGATCGCCGACACCTTTGTCGCAGCCGACGCGCTGACCGCCGACGGTCGCATCGTCACCCTGACCAAGGACGAGATCGGATTTGGGTATCGCAGTGCCCCGGCTCTGCAAAATGTGCTGATTCTTGAAAGCCGCTACGCGTTAGC from bacterium encodes the following:
- a CDS encoding FtsW/RodA/SpoVE family cell cycle protein is translated as MTTPFAGTPQTSSNLERRAGYDVWLLAATIGLCICGAIFVWTSSAAHAWKMAGGDSATIFWSHIGRMGWGLVCMTVLSFVDYHILNKQAARFAILLALAALVAVLFIPQPAGATAHRWIYIRGFSFQPAELAKFALINYLAFRFGEHFDDPFSSDRRKVYVGSLIISVFVIGLILVEPNLSMTVLVFGTAALLFFLSGIRLKPLLILAGASAIPLSLAAWLTPYMRSRLTAYVDGIVDPLRAGYHVKQSLIGIGHGGVTGLGLGGSTQKHFFLPEPYKDFIFSIVGEEAGLIGSLLLLAGFGLFLARAWKIARHAPDSYGYYLAAGITCAIAISLTINVGVTLGLLPATGQPLPFISYGGSSLMMTLGAVGVLLNISKQSQRHSDSPHQPYRFK
- the murD gene encoding UDP-N-acetylmuramoyl-L-alanine--D-glutamate ligase: MALDLNGKRVAVIGGARSGIGAAKLVKRLGGYALVSDTKPAEAVSSALEELRSAGIEMETGEHRRVVTENFDLVVLSPGVVPKPDLEQAWQAKGIPVWSELELSARASTNRWIGVTGSNGKTTTVHLIADMLKQAGMDVMMAGNVGTAWSGLLPAPESRVFVVEVSSFQLETSPTVHPHVAVLLNLYENHLDRHGTMDVYAGLKAKLFRNQTPGDVAVFNGEDIRVREIERAVSSRVVRFGLSSEFEFWAEPDRLACRIDGREQALISRADFPLIGHHNALNAAAASAAAYSFGADLDAIRRALKEAKAVEHRIEYVTTRNGVAYYNDSKSTNMVATMTALNSFQRDVILLFGGRPKKESFAPLATRIPSPVKKLIIFGEALPKLHADLPAGLPLEEAATMEAAVSLAQRAARDGDTVLLSPGCTSFDEFNNFEERGRIFKALVKGA
- the murG gene encoding undecaprenyldiphospho-muramoylpentapeptide beta-N-acetylglucosaminyltransferase, translating into MSGPRNNPVRVLIAGGGTGGHVFPALAIKQAIVRKTPQAQVIFAGTASGLEAKVMPREGETLKTFWISGFSRRHVLQNLLLPLKLAVSFSQSLKLLLSFRPQVVIGTGGYVMGPVLWTAQKLGIPTVLQEQNSHPGWTTRALAPKAGMVCLGFEEAKARLGSARMEFTGNPLRLSFREEDSREARQRWTLDPSRRTVLVFGGSAGARSINQAIAGALENLTAVFNVIWQTGRLGVPESANQHLIEAANHSGNLKVLEFIDDMPGAYAVSDLAICRAGAMTLAELAMTGVPAVLIPYPFATDDHQTANAKAVETRGAALLIKDADLTSQNVFSAVQHCMSSEEVLSSMSIKMKSLAHPEAASRIADIALSLTEKP
- the murC gene encoding UDP-N-acetylmuramate--L-alanine ligase, encoding MSAPKLFRRVRHVHMVGIAGAGMSGIAEVLLNMGFVVSGSDLQLSDITNRLARLGAVMHEGHTADAIHGADVVVYSSAVRPENVEIRAAREQHIPTIPRSEMLAELMRLKVGIGVSGTHGKTTTTSIVGAILQRAELNPTLIVGGIVRSLQSGVKMGSGELLVVEADEFDRSFLKLTPTLAVITTIEPEHLDTYTDLAGVQDAFVEFANKVPFYGSVIVCGDEPNIQAILPRIKRPVVSYGFSEGCDFRAVQVAFSGHHARFSVEGGKCQGTSFELQVPGRHNVLNALASIAVADELDVPPDVTRAALAEFTGVHRRFEIKGEFDGVVVVDDYAHHPTEVENTLRTARTCWPDRRIVALFQPHLFTRTRDFAADFGQVLRLADVILLTDIYPSRERPIPGITSELIATAARQEGADRVQILSGDIPAASVRALLRSGDVLIVMGAGSITKVAHELSAGAHDSRAL
- the murB gene encoding UDP-N-acetylmuramate dehydrogenase, with the protein product MIPARCERLLRQISCPAKALEPLAPLTTFHIGGPAQILAEVRSTDDVVELMKLLTQEQVPFFYLGLGSNLLVSDAGFDGVVIRATGELCRIELSHGHIRAGSGARLLDVTIFAAAQGLSGMETLCGIPGSVGGGLYMNAGAYGGEIADTFVAADALTADGRIVTLTKDEIGFGYRSAPALQNVLILESRYALAKGEPGKIYSEMRRVWKLRREKQPLDFPSAGSMFKRPPGDYAGRLIEAVGGKGLQIGGARVSPKHAGIFVNAGNATAADVTALVREIRRRVYEKFGIMLQTEVKPVGFEADPFTIES
- the mraY gene encoding phospho-N-acetylmuramoyl-pentapeptide-transferase, which codes for MLYHLFLPLRDVISGANLFRYLTFRSAMAAVFALLISFVVGPWMIRTLRKHQIGEEIRTDGPKTHLSKAGTPTMGGLMVLVAVAVPTLLFANLTNFYVLLTLLAFLWMGAVGFLDDYLKAVRKTKKGLVARYKLLGQFGIGALIAAFIMIYPELFGHNFAAQSTLTTLPFLKNVMFNFGILYPIIVLLVVTGTSNGVNLTDGLDGLAIGVTSIAAAAFAAISYVTGNVKFAEYLNIIYLEGAGELTIFCAAVLGAGLGFLWYNGYPAQVFMGDTGALALGAGLGTMAILLKKEFFLVVIGGIFVIEAVSVIIQRLYFKYTKKRYGTGQRVFLMAPLHHHFEQLGWHESKVVVRFWIVQVLLVLVSLTMFKVR